A genome region from Mycobacterium florentinum includes the following:
- the iniC gene encoding isoniazid-induced dynamin-like GTPase IniC, producing the protein MSTSDRVRAILGGTVQAYRGEPAFRNRPEVFFELDRIGARLNEPIRIALAGTLKAGKSTLLNALVGQDIAPTDATEATRIVTWFRHGPTPKVTANHWGGRHSNVPINHSSGLTFDFRTLNPADVADLDVEWPAEELVETTIIDTPGTSSLTREASERTLRLLVPPDGVPRVDAVVFLLRTLNAADVALLKQIGQLVGGSTGALGIIGVASRADEIGAGRIDAMLSAADVAQRFTKEMNETGICQAVVPVSGLLALTARTLRQSEFIALQKLASADTTELSKAMLSVDRFVRVESPLPVDAATRAQLLDRFGMFGLRISLAVLATGVADAAGLADELLERSGLVALREVIDQQFAQRSDMLKAHTALVSLRRFVEAFPIVATPYVIADIDPLLADTHAFEELRLLSQLSSRPTMLNTEEIASLRRIIGGSGTRPASRLGLDRNADPNEGPRAAFAAAQRWRRRAEHPLNDPFTTKACRAAVRSAEAMVADFATHGPNIQPRQ; encoded by the coding sequence GTGAGCACGAGCGATCGAGTCCGAGCGATTTTGGGCGGGACCGTCCAGGCCTACCGTGGTGAGCCGGCATTCCGGAACCGACCCGAGGTTTTCTTCGAACTGGACCGCATCGGCGCGCGGCTGAACGAACCGATCCGCATCGCCCTGGCCGGCACACTCAAGGCCGGAAAGTCCACCCTGCTCAACGCTTTGGTCGGTCAAGACATCGCCCCGACCGACGCCACCGAGGCCACCCGGATCGTGACGTGGTTCCGGCACGGGCCCACCCCAAAGGTCACCGCAAACCATTGGGGCGGAAGGCATTCCAATGTGCCGATCAATCACAGCTCCGGGCTGACGTTCGACTTCCGGACACTCAACCCCGCCGACGTGGCCGACCTGGACGTCGAGTGGCCGGCCGAAGAATTGGTCGAGACCACCATCATCGACACCCCGGGGACGTCGTCGCTGACGCGTGAGGCCTCCGAGCGCACGCTGCGGTTGCTGGTGCCCCCCGACGGGGTGCCGCGAGTGGACGCGGTGGTGTTCCTGCTGCGCACCCTCAACGCCGCAGATGTGGCCCTGCTCAAGCAGATTGGGCAACTCGTCGGCGGGTCCACGGGCGCGCTGGGCATCATCGGGGTGGCGTCGCGGGCCGACGAGATCGGCGCGGGCCGGATCGACGCCATGCTGTCGGCAGCCGATGTGGCACAGCGATTCACCAAGGAGATGAATGAGACGGGCATCTGCCAAGCCGTGGTGCCGGTCTCGGGGCTGCTGGCGCTGACCGCGCGCACGCTGCGCCAAAGCGAGTTCATCGCCCTGCAGAAGCTCGCGTCTGCCGATACGACCGAACTCAGCAAGGCCATGCTGAGCGTGGACCGCTTCGTGCGCGTCGAGAGCCCGCTGCCCGTCGACGCGGCAACCCGTGCCCAGCTGTTGGACCGGTTCGGCATGTTCGGTCTGCGGATCTCGCTCGCCGTGCTGGCCACCGGCGTCGCCGACGCGGCCGGCCTGGCCGACGAATTGCTGGAGCGCAGTGGGTTGGTAGCGCTGCGCGAGGTCATCGATCAGCAATTCGCGCAACGCTCCGACATGTTGAAGGCGCACACCGCGCTGGTGTCGTTGCGCAGGTTCGTAGAGGCGTTCCCGATCGTCGCGACACCCTATGTCATCGCCGATATCGACCCGCTGCTGGCCGACACGCACGCTTTCGAGGAGCTTCGGCTGCTCAGCCAATTATCTTCTCGCCCAACCATGTTGAACACGGAAGAAATCGCGTCACTGCGTCGCATCATCGGCGGATCGGGCACCCGCCCGGCCAGCCGGCTGGGTTTGGATCGTAACGCCGACCCCAACGAGGGGCCGCGAGCCGCATTCGCCGCGGCGCAACGCTGGCGCCGCCGGGCCGAGCATCCGCTCAACGACCCGTTCACCACCAAGGCATGCCGTGCTGCGGTGCGCAGCGCCGAGGCGATGGTGGCCGACTTCGCCACTCACGGCCCCAACATTCAGCCGCGTCAGTAG
- a CDS encoding dynamin-like GTPase family protein, protein MTQASDPRRVSVIVELIDHTIAIAELSERNDLAERLARARDRITDPQIRVVIAGQLKQGKSQLLNSLLNLPVARVGDDEATVVITVVSHGDPPSARLIVAAGPNGEPAPVDIPIDDINTDLRRAPQAGNREVLRVEIAAPSPLLQGGLTFIDTPGVGGHGQPHLSATLGLLPNADALIMVSDTSQELTEPEMWFIRQAHRICPVSVLAATKTDLYPHWRDIVAANTAHLQRAGVPIPILPVSSLLRSHAVTQNDTELNEESNFPAIVKFLSERVLTRETDRVRDEVLRDIRSAAEQLTMSAGSELAVVNDPGLRDGLAEDLERRKRDALDALEQTALWQQVLNDGFTDLSTDVDHDMRARFRSLTEDIERQIDSCDPTRHWAEIGSDVEEAVATAVGDNFVWAYQRAEELADDVARSFAAAGLDSVLTPQLSQRAMGGDFGQLKSVSDLESKPAGKGQKMVSGLRGSYGGVVMIGMLSSVAGLGLFNPLSVGAGLILGRMAYKEDKENRLLRARAEAKTNVRRFVDDISFVVGKESRDRLKIIHRTLRDHYRDIANEISRSLNESLQSTIAAAHVEEAERDNKVRELERQLNILNQVTENVDKLTPQVTVGRV, encoded by the coding sequence GTGACTCAAGCCAGCGATCCGAGGCGCGTCAGCGTCATCGTCGAGCTGATCGACCACACCATCGCCATCGCCGAACTCAGCGAACGCAATGATCTCGCGGAACGACTAGCCCGCGCCCGCGACCGAATTACCGACCCGCAGATCCGGGTGGTGATCGCCGGGCAGCTCAAACAGGGCAAGAGTCAGCTGCTCAACTCGTTGCTCAATCTGCCGGTGGCGCGAGTGGGCGACGACGAGGCCACCGTCGTCATCACCGTCGTCAGCCACGGCGACCCACCGTCGGCCCGGCTGATCGTGGCGGCCGGACCCAACGGAGAGCCCGCGCCCGTCGACATCCCGATCGACGACATCAACACCGACCTGCGCCGCGCGCCGCAAGCCGGCAACCGTGAAGTGCTGCGCGTCGAGATCGCCGCGCCCAGCCCGCTTCTGCAAGGTGGGCTGACATTCATCGACACCCCGGGCGTGGGCGGCCACGGGCAGCCGCACTTGTCGGCGACGCTGGGCCTGCTGCCCAACGCGGACGCGCTGATCATGGTCAGCGACACCAGCCAGGAATTGACCGAACCGGAGATGTGGTTCATCCGCCAGGCCCACCGCATCTGCCCCGTGTCGGTGTTGGCGGCCACCAAGACTGACCTGTATCCGCACTGGCGCGACATCGTCGCCGCCAACACCGCGCACCTGCAGCGCGCCGGGGTGCCGATACCGATCCTGCCCGTCTCGTCGCTGCTGCGCAGCCACGCCGTCACCCAGAACGACACCGAACTCAACGAGGAATCCAACTTCCCCGCGATCGTCAAATTCCTCAGTGAGCGGGTGCTCACCCGCGAGACCGACCGGGTGCGCGACGAGGTTCTCCGCGATATCCGTTCGGCCGCAGAACAATTGACGATGTCCGCGGGCTCGGAACTCGCGGTCGTCAACGATCCAGGGCTTCGTGACGGGCTTGCCGAAGACCTGGAGCGGCGCAAGCGCGACGCGCTGGACGCACTCGAGCAGACCGCCCTGTGGCAGCAGGTGCTCAACGACGGATTCACCGACCTGAGCACCGACGTCGACCACGACATGCGCGCCCGGTTCCGTTCCCTCACCGAGGACATCGAGCGCCAGATCGATTCGTGCGACCCGACCCGGCATTGGGCCGAAATCGGCAGCGACGTCGAGGAAGCCGTCGCCACCGCCGTCGGAGACAACTTCGTCTGGGCCTACCAACGCGCCGAGGAGCTGGCCGACGACGTCGCCCGTTCGTTCGCCGCGGCGGGACTGGACTCGGTGCTAACCCCCCAGCTGAGCCAACGCGCGATGGGCGGGGACTTCGGCCAGCTCAAGTCGGTGTCCGACCTCGAGTCCAAGCCGGCCGGTAAGGGCCAGAAAATGGTGAGCGGACTGCGTGGTTCGTACGGCGGCGTGGTGATGATCGGCATGTTGTCGTCCGTGGCGGGTCTGGGCCTGTTCAACCCGTTGTCGGTGGGCGCCGGGCTGATCCTGGGCCGGATGGCCTACAAGGAGGACAAGGAGAACCGGCTGCTGCGGGCGCGCGCCGAGGCCAAGACAAATGTGCGGCGCTTTGTCGACGACATCTCGTTCGTGGTGGGCAAGGAATCGCGCGACCGGCTCAAGATCATCCACCGCACGCTGCGCGACCACTACCGCGACATCGCCAACGAGATCTCCCGATCGCTCAACGAATCGCTGCAGTCCACCATCGCCGCCGCGCACGTGGAAGAAGCCGAACGTGATAACAAGGTCCGGGAACTCGAGCGGCAGTTGAATATCCTGAACCAGGTCACCGAGAATGTGGACAAACTGACGCCACAGGTGACCGTAGGACGGGTGTGA
- a CDS encoding Rv0340 family IniB-related protein, translated as MANSLLDFVISLVRDPDAAARYAANPAQSIADAHLTDVTSADVNNLIPMVTDSLSMGSPTAPASGVPAPDHGNVWASGAAAAALDAFTPHTPAGVVDSHGPAASVIHQPSIPTPVQPPTDPRPLGIDSPGASVQLTGAETPDATVDHGGFPAHDLGVWDHPVAHPHPGEPEHHDFGLHG; from the coding sequence ATGGCAAACTCACTGCTCGACTTCGTGATCTCGCTCGTGCGCGACCCCGATGCCGCGGCGCGCTACGCGGCCAACCCCGCGCAGTCCATCGCGGATGCTCACCTCACCGATGTGACCAGCGCCGATGTCAATAATCTGATTCCTATGGTGACGGATTCGCTGTCGATGGGTTCTCCGACAGCACCGGCCTCGGGCGTGCCCGCCCCCGATCATGGAAACGTCTGGGCAAGCGGCGCGGCTGCGGCCGCCCTCGATGCATTCACGCCGCACACCCCCGCGGGGGTGGTCGATTCGCACGGTCCGGCGGCCAGCGTGATCCATCAGCCGTCGATCCCGACGCCCGTCCAGCCGCCCACCGATCCACGGCCGCTCGGTATTGACTCTCCTGGAGCGTCGGTGCAGCTCACCGGGGCTGAGACGCCGGATGCAACGGTCGACCATGGGGGATTCCCGGCGCACGACCTCGGCGTGTGGGATCACCCGGTCGCCCACCCGCATCCCGGGGAGCCCGAGCACCACGACTTCGGCCTGCACGGCTGA